In Vicia villosa cultivar HV-30 ecotype Madison, WI linkage group LG7, Vvil1.0, whole genome shotgun sequence, the DNA window AAATTGTAATTTGTTCCAAAGACTGATAATGACCTTTTCATTTTTATGCTCCATGCATTTCTAATTTCAATTTTGTTCTACCTTGATCAAAATATGTAACCTTGGAACTTAAAGCGAAAAGAAATCACATACTTGTTCAAGTATTTCCCAGATTTAGGAACATGATACTTGGTTTTTTTCACATGAAGATTTCTTTTTTGGATTAAGATgacttattatttatattatgattTTTTGCACTTACATTTTACAGATATGGAATCCAATCGTGGTTACGCAAACTTTCGAAGTAGTGGTGCACAAAGGTCCGCTTTCTAATTGTATTTCTTAGTTGTAACGTTTAATGATTCAATATTACCTTAAAATTGTTGTCTTTCATAGATAAATTGTTGATTGGATTGCCACATTTGCTTATATGGCTGCTAGCAGATTCATAAATTAGATTTATCAAGCCACCTTGATTCGAAATTTCTTGGCATTGCATTGTTGTTGATGTGCTTTTGTTTCTAATTTCTAGTCAGTTTTTCTGCTTCTTATAGAACAGTTGTTTTATCCATTCAACGCTAATTATCTACTTGTGATACTTTAATATTAAGTGCATCTACAATTGAGTTTCCTCAGTAACTAATGAAAGTAACACTTATTGGAAACTGTTAATATTATTGCTTTTTTTATGATTCTtagttatctttattttattctgTCTAATAATTGATCTTTTTGGCATTTTAACATTATGACCTGTTTTAGAGAAGGGTTGATGTCCTACAAGCAATTCATTCAGGAGCTTGAGGATGATATACTACCAGCTGAAGCAGAACGTAGGTAAGTTCTGGAAAATAATCTTTTGCGTTATatttgagaattcaaattatgTAAGAAATTTTCAGATCTTCTTTGAAAAATgacttttgattgattttctagGTATCAAGAATATAGATCAGAGTACATTTCCACCCAAAAAAGAGCTTATTTCAATGCTCATAAGGATGAGGAGTGGTATGCTCTAAAAAATTTAGTTTTCAATCTTTAAATGTTTACTATGAAAGTACGAATTACCATATTTTTTGAAGTTCACACAATCTGATGTCCTTTTCCATTTCTTGTTTTACCTTTTTATATAGGTTGAAAGATAAATACCATCCAACAAATTTGCTTAAAGTCATTGACAGGTATTTCATATCAGTCTTACTGTTCGAATAAAAACAGAACATATTGTCATGTTAATGGGTCTGTTTTATTTTTGTCGGGGGTGCTTATAAGATAGACAGGTGGATTCtaatttttgttaatttatatattttaggaGGAATGAAAGTGCTCGACAGCTGGCAAaagattttttgcttgatttgcaGAGTGGAACTTTTGATCTGTAAGTTCTTGTCCTCTTTTTTACTTACTCTTGTATGTGCATCTTTCACTCTGACCTTCCTTTTCTTGCTTATGCATATTTTGTGTTACAATCAATGCAGAAATCCAGGTTTAAGTGCCTCTTCGTCCAACAAATCAGCGCAAGCTAGCGAACCAAATTCAGAGGAGGAAGCAGATGGCAAACGGAGAAGACATGGAAGGGGTTTTATTAAACAAAGTGATTTCACAGCTGCTCCAAAGACTCATCCTATCAGTTCTGAACCTAGACGAATACAAACAGATGTTCAACTGTCTCAGGCCCTTGTTCGCAAGCTTGATGCAGAAAAGGGTATTGGAGATAATATTTTATGCAGCAGTGATCATAATAAAAATGGTGATAAGTCTCACAGTGGATCTGTGGGTCCAGTAGTAATTATACGAGGCCTAACATCTGTTAAGGGTTTAGAGGGTGTTGAGCTTTTGGACACACTTGTTACATATCTGTGGCGGATTCATGGTGTAGATTACTATGGCATGATTGAGACTAATGAGGCTAAGGGCTTAAGGCATGTGAGGCCAGAAAGAACAGGGCATGAAGAAACAGGCAAGTCGGGGTCTGAATGGGAAAAAAAACTTGACTCATTTTGGCAGGGAAGGTTGAATGGTCAGGATCCATTGGAAGTAATGGCTGCTAAGGAGAAAATAGATGCTGCAGCAGTTGAAGTGTTGGATCCATATgttagaaaaatcagggatgaAAAGTATGGATGGAAGTATGGTTGTGGAGCTAAGGGCTGCACAAAGCTTTTTCATGCTGCTGAATTTGTGTACAAACATCTGAAGCTGAAACACCCAGAGCTTGCTGTTGAACAAACTTCAAAATTGTGCGAGGATCTCTATACTCAAAATTACATGAAGTAAGTACTAACTAAAACATCCTATGGTTTGTGATCAATATTGCGAGTATTATTGGCGAAAATATCACTTATAGTGGCTTTACTACTGTTGTAGTGATCCAGATGCTCCTGGTGGAAAGCCTGTCATGCAGCAATCTCAGGTGGACTACTATACCCATAGATGCATGATTTGATAAAATTCTTATTCTTAATGCCCGCTGTATGTATGAAAACCTTTTGGTGCTCGAGATTTGGTAGTAGTTTATCCTTAATTTGACACTCAACCGGACTACTATACCCATAGATGCATGATTTGATAAAATTCTTATTCTTAATGCTCGCCGTATGTATGAGAACCTTTTGGTGTTCGAGATTTGGTAGTAGTTTATCCTTAATTTGACACACAACCATTGTGGATGATTTCTGAACAGCTTGCCAAACAGTGAtctcttttaaaaaatttcctttaCCTATAATGTTATGCTGTATATCAACCTttataaatttatgattttttttttcaatttgtaggaCAAGCCTTTAATAAAGCAAAGGTTAGGTCTGGAGGGCCGATTGAGAGATGATCGTGGTAATCATCGAGACCATGAACGAAATGACAGAATAAATGGAGATAGACCCGATTCCCCATCCCGCGAAAGGCAGTCTAAAGCACTTGAGATGGGAGACCAGAATGAAACAATGTACGACACTTATGCAGGGCATGGTGTACCTCCTTTTGCCTCAGATATGCCTCCTCCACCAGTATTGATGCCTGTACCTGGTGCTGGGTAGGTTGCCTCTTCCATTGCCCTCCTTTTCACAATCTGATTCCCATTTGTTTATTTACTTAGATTTCATAAGTTATTATATAATCTATAACTCTACAGGCCATTAGGACCCTTTGTTCCTGCTCCACCAGAAGTTGCAATGCAGATGCTAAGAGAGCAAGGAGGACCATCTTCATATGATGCCTCCGGAATGACGATGCTGTCTGGCCCTCATATGGGTGGACCGGCACCAATAATTGCTGTAAATCCGGCATTTAGACCAGATCCTCGGAAGATGCGAAGGTAAAGTGCTCTGTGCAATGACCTTTTGCTTAGATATTTGTGTGGTATCTCCAATCATCCCCCTTCCCACTCAAAGTCCTCTAAATTGTCGTTGTTTTTTATCTCCTCTTTTTTGGTGCACACATGATTAAAATCTCCAATCAGTTACTTCAATCTCAGCTCAGCTTATTTGTCCATATAATCTCACATTTTGATTGTTCCTTTATGCATTGTTTGCTTAAATGGAAAATTCTTTTTATTCCTTTGATATTTTATAGCCTCGAAGATAAGAAACAAAAGCACGTGCCTGCAATTAATTGACCTTGTCCAATTAATTGACCTTGTCAAATTCTCATTTGTTGTGCAATTAACTTTTTGTTATTTACTTGTTTTGCCAATGATGGTGCAGTTATCAAGATTTGGATGCTCCTGATGACGAGGTGACCGTGATAGACTATCGAAGTTTGTAAGTGTCTTAGGGTGATTAGTTTTCTTAAACTTCAGTGAGATTTAGGGGCAAATGTCCACTCTGCTGGCAGAGTTGAGAgccttatttttattttggtgGGATCATGCTCTTTTTCTTCTGCAAATTTTGCAATGAAAATACTTATTTGTGCCCTGGGAATACTATTTTTGTGGGTGCAGTGTGGAGAGTATTGTTTTTGTGAGTAATGGCAATAATCAATAACAATCATCCGTTTTGGATATTGAGTAATGACAACGAAttggatattttttaaaatcaaaatgcgcATGCGTTTGCTGTGACATGCTAAATTGCAGAATACCTTCTGGCTTTTTTAACAGGTACAGAATAACAAGTCTTTCTTTACTGCAAAGTTGCTATATCAATATTCAAAAGATATTGATTCCAACGTGGCAATCATTTTATCAAATCAAAACTTGTGATGaataggcaaaaaaaaaaaaaaacaaatcacttAAAGATAAGCAAATTTTAGATATTAGTAGAAATCCCTATTTGAGAGTAATTGAAAATGAAACTTGTGATAAGCACACCCTATGAAAATTGAAAGTTGGATGCACCTATTATTCACTTCGCTTTATAAGAGATGCACCCCatttttgcaacaaaaaaaagtTTAGATTTCTATTTTTGTATATTTGGAATTCAAATTTCAATCTTCGTATGTTTTCTATTAGAATCTAGATTTCAATCTTTGGACAAACCCATAGAATAATATTGTATGTATTGTTTGGGCATGTAAACAATGTGTATCTTTCGGAATGAAGTTTGCATTGTGGATAATACGATTTGAAGTATTAAATCTTTGAATCTTTGGACAAACCCATAGAATAATATTGTATGTATTGTTTGGGCATGTAAACAATGTGTATCTTTCGGAATGAAGTTTGCATTGTGGATAATACGATTTGAAGTATTACATCTTTGATTTGAAAGTGGGTTTTAATTGGAGAAATTACTTAACTCATTTGTAGCTTTTATGAATTTAACAAAGATCATTTGTTATTTCTTTCGTTActctaattggtttgtaatttcctTCGTTTTGTCGTAGATTTCCCTGTTTGGATGTTTACTCAGattttgagaacccttagttatCTTATTAATATTATCTCGCTATTAAAAAAAAGCATTAGaatatgaattttaaaattcGGATAAACTATTGGACAATATTTATCCCTTTATAATAACTTagaaatttttataatattaaattaaatcttCCTATAATTATTTACAAATTATTTTCACAATAAATCATACTCGGTTCATTTAAATTTACAAGATCAAATTTTGGGGTCAGAATTATCTCTTATTGAGTGAATCTCTATAAATTTGAGTCTTATGTCTTATTAAGTGAATCTCTATAAATTTGAGTCTTCTCTCCTATGTTAATTTTGATTTTTCCTAATTTAAAATTTCGCTCTTAAATTGTAAAATCTttctaaaatgtttttaaaattcttttaaaaCTCAAAATTCACTCCCTCTTATATCTGAAGTCACTTGGATGTTAATGCCTAAATTTAAGATTATGTTTAATTTTGCAAAATATAGATAACTGGTAACCAATATATTTATATCAGTGTTGGAACTCAATGTTGTTTTTTTTAGTAAACAACTTAATGTTGTTGTATTTAATAGTGCAAAAAACCGCCTATTAGATAATACAATTGATCTCATGCCGTTGTGTCGAAAATGAGATACAATGAGAGCAACATATCTAATATTAATAGTTGAGAAGAAGAGCATATTATTGACCAATAAGTTATGCATGAGTATATATGACGAAATCTATCCCTACAAAGTTTTCTCAATGTTAACACCAAAGTCTCcatttattttctgtcatttACTTTTCCACAACCAAACAACTTTAAACTCTAACTTAGAATTATAACGGCTATTCAAACTGTCTCTAAGCTCATTCGTAAAAAGGGATGAAACACCCGTTAAAATAACCATAAATCCTCTTGTCAGAGTCTACTGGGACGAACGTTAAGTTAAGAGACGAACTTTCATCTATGAGATCATTTTCCACTTTGGCCGTTGTGTAAAAAATATAGATAGTCCATAGGGAATCGCGGCCCACCCAATGATATTGATTCAAATCAGCTGGTTCTGGATAGGGGAGACATGCCCGACCTTCAGGCAGCG includes these proteins:
- the LOC131616788 gene encoding serrate RNA effector molecule-like, translated to MAEVIPNIPSDSLDKSPSSSAPPPPPPPPPPSSSAADIDLPPPHHPPPHPSYRRGRDRRDDRDFDRPPNRRDYYERNMSPPQRDRDREFKRRRSPSPPYRDRRHSPPRRSPPHYNYKRSRRGGSPRGGYGPDDRRSGYDHYGGYDRGGRGGYADDRSYGRFGHRSAAGFQNGVPDMESNRGYANFRSSGAQREGLMSYKQFIQELEDDILPAEAERRYQEYRSEYISTQKRAYFNAHKDEEWLKDKYHPTNLLKVIDRRNESARQLAKDFLLDLQSGTFDLNPGLSASSSNKSAQASEPNSEEEADGKRRRHGRGFIKQSDFTAAPKTHPISSEPRRIQTDVQLSQALVRKLDAEKGIGDNILCSSDHNKNGDKSHSGSVGPVVIIRGLTSVKGLEGVELLDTLVTYLWRIHGVDYYGMIETNEAKGLRHVRPERTGHEETGKSGSEWEKKLDSFWQGRLNGQDPLEVMAAKEKIDAAAVEVLDPYVRKIRDEKYGWKYGCGAKGCTKLFHAAEFVYKHLKLKHPELAVEQTSKLCEDLYTQNYMNDPDAPGGKPVMQQSQDKPLIKQRLGLEGRLRDDRGNHRDHERNDRINGDRPDSPSRERQSKALEMGDQNETMYDTYAGHGVPPFASDMPPPPVLMPVPGAGPLGPFVPAPPEVAMQMLREQGGPSSYDASGMTMLSGPHMGGPAPIIAVNPAFRPDPRKMRSYQDLDAPDDEVTVIDYRSL